The region CTAAGTTCATATGGCTAAAAAAGGTACCAGAATAGTGGTCACTTTAGAATGTACGGAGTCTAGATCTGTTCCTAGCTCAGAAAAGCGTTCTGCAGGAGTATCTAGATACACTACAGAAAAAAATCGTAGAAACACTACTGAGA is a window of Prochlorococcus marinus str. MIT 0917 DNA encoding:
- the rpmG gene encoding 50S ribosomal protein L33, with the translated sequence MAKKGTRIVVTLECTESRSVPSSEKRSAGVSRYTTEKNRRNTTERLELKKFCPELNKMTIHREIK